Genomic window (Streptosporangiales bacterium):
TCGGCGCTGACCTTCTTGTCGTCGTCCTCCGCCTTCTTGATCACCTCGGCGATGGTCTTGTCGTTCTGCTCGTCGTACGCCGCGGCCTTCGCCTCGTAGTCGTAGCTGGTCGGTTTGCTCAGCGCCTCAGCGAACATCTCCACCACGGTCGGCGTCGGCGCCTTCGACTGCATCTCCGCCTGCACGGCGGCAGCGTCGATCGACTTCATCGTCGCGTTCGGTGCGAAGCGCATGGTGTCCTTCTTCACCTCGAGCATGCGCTTGTCCCACTTGTCGGTGAACTCCTCGAACTCCGCCAGCGGGAACGCCGGCGGGTTGCGCTTGGAGATCTTGTACCAGGCCAGCACGTGCTCGGGTGTGCCCATGAGGTCGAGCAGCTTCCAGGCCTGCTTCTTCTTCTTCGACTTCGCGCTGATGTGCCAGTACGGCAGGAAGACGAACGCCTTCGTCTGGTACCCCTTCCTGCCGTCGTCCGGCACCGGCACCGGGTCGATGGACAGCGGAAGATCCTTGCGCAGCCTGAGGATCTCCCGGTAGTGCCAGTTCGAGCCGATAGCCATCGCGACCCGCTCCTGCGCGAGTGCCTTCCAGAACGCCGGGTCCAGCTGTGCCTGCTCCCCCTCCCAGCCACGGATCAGTGAGTCGTTCTTGCTCATCCGCTGCAGCAGCTTGGCGAGGCTGACCATCTGCTCCGACGCCGCCTCGGAGCGGCCGGTCTTCAGGTTGATCGCCGTGCCGCCCTGCTTGATGTCGCCGCCGCTGGCCATCAGGTCGGGGCCGGCGGTCGCCTGCATGGCGGCGAGCATGTAGTGCACGACCGGGTAGAAGCCGCGCACCTTGCCCTTGGAGTCCGTGGAGATCTTCGCCCCCGCATCCTCGAACTCCGACCAGGTCTTCGGCGGCCCGTC
Coding sequences:
- a CDS encoding extracellular solute-binding protein — its product is YVRGWEASLQEYVTDDFMSRWPKNSFEPGISGLHVGDELYATPFGSNGAIFPLLTNVELLDKYGIDGPPKTWSEFEDAGAKISTDSKGKVRGFYPVVHYMLAAMQATAGPDLMASGGDIKQGGTAINLKTGRSEAASEQMVSLAKLLQRMSKNDSLIRGWEGEQAQLDPAFWKALAQERVAMAIGSNWHYREILRLRKDLPLSIDPVPVPDDGRKGYQTKAFVFLPYWHISAKSKKKKQAWKLLDLMGTPEHVLAWYKISKRNPPAFPLAEFEEFTDKWDKRMLEVKKDTMRFAPNATMKSIDAAAVQAEMQSKAPTPTVVEMFAEALSKPTSYDYEAKAAAYDEQNDKTIAEVIKKAEDDDKKVSADTFKFPDWDPLENYAPEGVTVPTWS